Proteins from a single region of Runella sp. SP2:
- a CDS encoding PadR family transcriptional regulator → MRRSDLGEFEEVVLLTVAVLAPHAYSVSIAEELEQETGQTVSTGAVHAALQRLEQKGYVTSLLGEATAERGGRRKRLFTVTALGGRVLNDVRQVRNNLWERIVPQVTLKWS, encoded by the coding sequence ATGCGAAGAAGTGATTTAGGTGAATTTGAAGAAGTGGTACTCTTGACCGTAGCGGTTCTTGCCCCCCATGCTTACTCGGTGTCTATTGCCGAAGAATTGGAGCAAGAAACGGGACAAACCGTCAGCACGGGGGCAGTACATGCTGCTTTGCAGCGGCTTGAACAAAAGGGCTACGTGACTTCACTTTTGGGCGAAGCTACTGCCGAACGCGGCGGGCGGCGTAAACGCTTATTTACCGTAACGGCGCTGGGTGGAAGGGTGCTGAACGACGTGCGCCAAGTTCGAAATAACCTTTGGGAGCGCATTGTGCCGCAAGTGACTTTAAAATGGAGCTAA
- a CDS encoding ABC transporter permease translates to MLKNYLTIALRNLRRYRTYTALNVLGLTVGMAGGILIFVFISYHLSTDRHYHRFDRIFRVVLDLHLEDGSVETYPEAPLPMAKALRDGFSQVEQAASLKTLRELTVSVPVPKNGTSQRFLEQNTGAFIESEWFDIFDYQWLKGNPKTSLREPNTVVLTEAWAKKYFGSEEPIGKVLDLNHLTKVKVTGIIADPPRTTNNDVQLFISMGTFSHLLPDQNLNDWWALNSTDRVYLTLKNPSSAAQVARAFPALAQKHYGKDASVFQFQIQPLSEVHFDVKRTGGALIQRSLLWSLGWIGAFLILIACLNFINLATAQSLSRAKEIGIRKTLGSTKWQVMRQFLLETTLIVATASVGAALLVALVLPFVNQWLGLNLAFTLDAQAMLFLTVLLVGIIGLAGGYPAFMMSGFSPWQALKGKGFLPKRGGFSLRQSMIVVQFAICQALLIGTMVVMRQMKYVEQSDLGFKKDNVLVVNLPDPSPTALTAFKNALLQYPEIQSVSAAYRPPSASVMNGGSFKFDNRAQWEAFPIRERLGDADYLKTYGLELVTGRNVAPSDTIREYVVNEALLKKLNIKDPNDILGHKIETYLSPVAAPVVGVVKDFHLRSLREQIEPCVISTQTNRYRKVGVRVAAVSPSKTLDHVRQTWQKTYPNEVFSYEYLDEQLAKFYETEQLTVRLASLFSVVAILIGCLGLYGLVLFVVARRTKEIGVRKVLGASVASIVQLLSIDFLKPILVAIVLATPAAWYFMNQWLADFVYRIEVNWLIPSLAGFLTVTIAFLTLSFRSAKAALSDPVEALKVE, encoded by the coding sequence ATGCTCAAAAACTACCTCACCATTGCACTACGCAACCTACGTCGTTATCGTACGTACACTGCTCTTAACGTCTTGGGCCTCACCGTCGGAATGGCGGGAGGAATCCTAATTTTTGTCTTCATTTCGTATCATCTCAGTACCGACCGCCACTACCATCGGTTCGACCGCATCTTTCGCGTCGTGTTAGATTTGCACTTAGAAGACGGCTCCGTAGAAACGTACCCTGAAGCACCTCTTCCGATGGCGAAGGCGCTTCGCGATGGGTTTTCGCAAGTAGAGCAAGCGGCTTCGTTGAAAACATTACGTGAATTGACCGTGAGTGTTCCTGTTCCCAAAAATGGAACTTCGCAGCGGTTTTTAGAACAAAATACGGGCGCTTTTATCGAGTCAGAATGGTTTGATATTTTTGATTATCAGTGGCTTAAAGGAAACCCCAAGACATCCCTTCGCGAACCTAATACGGTAGTACTTACCGAAGCGTGGGCAAAAAAATACTTCGGTAGCGAGGAGCCCATCGGTAAAGTGCTGGATTTGAATCATTTGACCAAAGTAAAAGTCACGGGAATTATAGCCGATCCGCCACGCACGACCAACAACGATGTGCAGTTGTTTATTTCGATGGGCACGTTCTCGCATCTACTTCCCGACCAAAACCTGAATGATTGGTGGGCACTCAACTCTACCGACCGCGTTTATCTTACGCTCAAAAACCCAAGTTCGGCGGCTCAAGTGGCACGTGCTTTTCCTGCCCTTGCTCAAAAACACTATGGCAAAGATGCTTCGGTTTTTCAGTTCCAGATTCAACCGTTGTCGGAGGTGCATTTCGATGTAAAACGAACGGGTGGGGCATTGATTCAGCGCTCGTTGCTGTGGTCGCTGGGATGGATTGGTGCGTTTTTAATTCTAATTGCCTGCCTCAATTTTATCAACTTAGCCACGGCACAGTCGTTGAGTCGGGCTAAAGAAATTGGCATTCGCAAAACGTTGGGAAGTACAAAATGGCAAGTAATGCGTCAATTTTTATTGGAAACGACGCTGATTGTGGCAACGGCATCAGTCGGGGCAGCGCTTTTGGTCGCGCTCGTGTTACCATTTGTTAATCAATGGCTTGGACTGAATTTGGCATTTACCCTCGATGCCCAAGCGATGCTATTTTTGACAGTACTTTTGGTTGGTATCATCGGATTAGCGGGCGGTTATCCTGCGTTTATGATGTCGGGCTTTAGTCCTTGGCAGGCATTAAAAGGGAAGGGATTTCTGCCGAAAAGGGGAGGTTTTTCCCTGCGACAGTCGATGATTGTGGTACAATTTGCCATTTGTCAAGCCTTACTTATTGGTACAATGGTTGTGATGAGGCAAATGAAGTATGTGGAGCAATCGGATTTGGGTTTTAAAAAAGACAACGTATTGGTCGTCAACCTACCCGACCCTTCCCCAACGGCCCTCACGGCGTTTAAAAACGCCTTGCTTCAATACCCCGAAATACAGTCGGTAAGTGCGGCGTATCGCCCACCGTCGGCTTCGGTGATGAACGGTGGCTCGTTTAAATTCGACAACCGTGCGCAGTGGGAAGCTTTTCCGATACGAGAACGATTGGGGGATGCCGATTATCTCAAAACCTATGGGCTGGAATTGGTAACAGGAAGGAACGTCGCGCCGTCGGATACCATTCGGGAATATGTGGTCAACGAAGCATTGCTCAAAAAACTAAACATCAAAGACCCCAACGACATATTGGGTCATAAAATAGAAACGTACTTGTCGCCCGTAGCTGCGCCCGTGGTGGGAGTGGTCAAAGATTTTCATCTTCGCTCTTTGCGCGAGCAGATTGAGCCCTGTGTGATTTCTACCCAGACCAACCGTTATCGAAAAGTAGGCGTACGGGTTGCGGCAGTTTCTCCCTCCAAAACCCTCGACCACGTTCGACAAACGTGGCAAAAAACCTACCCGAATGAGGTGTTTAGCTACGAATACCTCGATGAACAATTGGCAAAATTTTACGAAACAGAACAATTGACGGTTCGATTGGCGAGCCTTTTCTCGGTAGTTGCCATTCTTATTGGATGTTTGGGCCTGTACGGACTCGTTTTATTTGTTGTAGCTCGGCGCACCAAAGAAATTGGCGTTCGGAAGGTGCTCGGGGCTTCGGTCGCAAGCATTGTCCAGCTCCTTTCCATCGACTTTTTAAAACCCATTTTGGTGGCGATTGTCCTGGCTACACCTGCGGCTTGGTATTTCATGAATCAGTGGTTGGCTGATTTTGTCTATCGCATCGAAGTGAATTGGCTTATCCCCAGCTTGGCAGGATTCCTAACGGTGACAATTGCATTCCTTACCCTCAGTTTTCGTAGTGCCAAAGCTGCCTTGTCCGACCCCGTAGAGGCGTTGAAGGTTGAATAG
- a CDS encoding PadR family transcriptional regulator, which yields MRRTYLGEFEEVVLLMVAILDGEAYGVTVSQALEEHTGRVVTFGTVHNTLIRLEEKGFVGSELGGATNERGGRRKRLFHVTALGNRALQEIQQLRQQLWQLLPPTKLQLNSL from the coding sequence ATGCGTCGAACCTATTTAGGCGAATTTGAGGAAGTTGTTTTGCTGATGGTGGCCATTCTCGATGGAGAGGCGTATGGCGTCACGGTCAGTCAGGCGTTGGAAGAACACACGGGGCGGGTCGTGACTTTTGGAACGGTGCACAATACGCTCATTCGGTTGGAAGAAAAAGGCTTTGTCGGTTCCGAACTTGGTGGTGCGACGAACGAACGCGGCGGTCGGCGAAAGCGCCTTTTTCACGTTACGGCGCTGGGGAATCGTGCTTTGCAGGAAATCCAACAACTGCGCCAACAACTTTGGCAGCTCCTACCACCGACTAAATTGCAATTGAACAGCCTATGA
- a CDS encoding ABC transporter permease, with amino-acid sequence MKTLKNKSPFPRLDEFLRRLVAPHLREEIMGDLHERYQRRTQRLGESNARQRYWRDALTYVRWSNIKRKPNPYPTTYTYSPAMIRNYFKIAFRNLLKYKGYSFINIFGLATGMAVAMLIGLWVWDELSFNKSHKNYDRIAQVWQFVNFDGTISSYNSVPIPMAEELRSKYPDFQATSLSTYTRDVILAAGEKKLTKSGNYVQPDFVDMMSFKMLAGSADGLKDVHTIFLSESVAKAFFGTENPLNKIIRMGNKTDVKVTGVYEDLPYNSAFRDVLFLAPWELFVANDAYVKRALDEWDENSFQVFAQLREGASAEAVSAKIKDIRMKRKDPPGYKPAFFLHPMEQWHLYTDFKDGKNAGGIVYFVWLFGAIGVFVLLLACINFMNLSTARSEKRAKEVGIRKSVGSVRGQLIFQFLSESFVITLMAFVVALIFTQLALPYFNEIADKRVSILWANPWFWLFGLGFSVLTGLIAGSYPALYLSSFQPIKVLKGTFKASRFSSVPRKVLVVFQFTVSVTLVIGIITVFRQIQHAKDRPSGYERSSLVEINMNTPELYANYEALRNDLLNTGAVVEFAESGGSITSQYGGTTNISWKGKTPNTQPLFMANQVTHDFGKTVGWQLVQGRDFSRNFSTDSSAMIINEAALKLMGFKNPIGEIVRSGKEYKVIGVIKNMIRQSPFEPVNAAFYTINYNAVNTISFKLSPQLGTSKALDKVAGIFKKYNPEAPFEYSFVDEAYGRKFSDEERIGKLAAFFALLAILISCLGLFGLASFIAEQRIKEIGIRKVLGASVAGLWQMLSKDFALLVLIACFIAAPISYYLLNDWLQHYEYRTELSWWIFAAAGLGAIAIALLTVSYQAIKAALMNPVKSLKTE; translated from the coding sequence ATGAAAACACTAAAAAATAAAAGCCCTTTTCCGAGGCTCGATGAGTTCCTGCGCCGCTTGGTGGCCCCACACCTGCGGGAAGAAATCATGGGCGATTTGCACGAACGCTACCAACGACGAACACAGCGGCTGGGTGAGTCAAACGCCCGTCAACGCTACTGGCGCGATGCCCTCACCTACGTTCGGTGGTCAAACATCAAACGGAAGCCTAATCCGTATCCAACAACCTATACATACAGCCCCGCTATGATACGCAACTATTTCAAAATCGCTTTTCGTAACCTATTGAAATACAAAGGTTACTCCTTTATCAACATCTTTGGACTCGCTACGGGCATGGCCGTGGCGATGCTGATTGGCTTGTGGGTTTGGGACGAACTGTCGTTCAATAAAAGCCACAAAAACTACGACCGTATCGCCCAAGTATGGCAGTTCGTGAATTTTGACGGGACGATTTCTTCGTACAATTCCGTCCCCATTCCAATGGCCGAAGAACTGCGCAGTAAGTACCCTGATTTTCAGGCGACGAGCCTTTCGACCTATACCCGCGACGTGATTTTGGCGGCAGGAGAAAAGAAGCTAACCAAAAGCGGCAATTATGTACAGCCCGACTTTGTGGATATGATGTCTTTCAAGATGTTGGCTGGTAGCGCTGACGGATTGAAAGACGTCCATACGATTTTCCTTTCCGAATCGGTGGCAAAAGCATTTTTCGGTACCGAGAATCCGCTGAATAAAATCATCAGGATGGGCAACAAAACCGACGTGAAAGTGACGGGTGTGTATGAAGACTTGCCGTATAACAGCGCCTTTCGCGATGTTCTCTTCCTGGCACCTTGGGAGTTGTTTGTGGCCAACGATGCGTATGTTAAAAGAGCGTTGGACGAATGGGATGAGAACTCTTTTCAAGTATTTGCGCAATTGAGAGAAGGGGCAAGTGCGGAGGCGGTTTCGGCCAAAATCAAGGATATTCGCATGAAACGCAAAGACCCGCCAGGCTACAAACCTGCCTTTTTCTTACACCCGATGGAGCAATGGCATTTATACACCGACTTTAAAGACGGGAAAAACGCGGGCGGCATTGTTTATTTTGTTTGGCTTTTTGGTGCCATTGGGGTTTTTGTTTTGTTGTTGGCCTGCATCAACTTTATGAATCTGAGCACTGCTCGCTCCGAAAAACGGGCCAAAGAGGTTGGTATTCGCAAATCGGTTGGTTCAGTACGCGGTCAATTGATTTTTCAATTTTTGAGCGAGTCGTTTGTGATTACCCTCATGGCATTTGTAGTAGCATTGATTTTCACCCAACTCGCTCTTCCTTATTTCAATGAAATCGCAGACAAACGTGTCTCTATTTTATGGGCTAACCCTTGGTTTTGGCTGTTTGGGTTAGGTTTTAGCGTGCTTACAGGGCTGATTGCAGGCAGCTATCCAGCGCTTTATTTGTCTTCTTTTCAGCCGATTAAGGTGTTGAAAGGTACTTTCAAAGCATCGAGATTTTCTTCCGTCCCTCGCAAAGTGTTGGTAGTTTTTCAATTCACAGTTTCAGTTACTTTAGTCATTGGCATCATCACCGTTTTTCGGCAGATTCAACACGCCAAAGACCGTCCTTCGGGCTATGAGCGTAGTAGCTTGGTAGAAATCAACATGAACACGCCCGAACTCTACGCTAATTATGAAGCCTTGCGGAATGATTTGCTTAATACAGGTGCTGTGGTCGAATTTGCAGAGTCGGGTGGTTCTATTACAAGTCAGTATGGAGGAACCACCAATATTTCTTGGAAAGGAAAAACGCCGAATACCCAACCATTGTTCATGGCGAATCAAGTTACCCACGATTTTGGCAAAACAGTAGGATGGCAATTGGTACAAGGCCGTGATTTTTCAAGAAACTTCTCCACTGATTCTTCGGCTATGATTATCAACGAAGCGGCATTGAAGCTAATGGGCTTCAAAAACCCTATCGGCGAAATCGTCCGAAGTGGTAAAGAATACAAAGTAATCGGGGTCATTAAAAATATGATTCGACAATCGCCTTTTGAGCCTGTTAACGCTGCTTTTTATACCATCAATTACAACGCAGTCAACACGATTAGCTTCAAACTTTCTCCCCAATTGGGCACAAGTAAGGCACTTGATAAAGTGGCTGGTATATTCAAAAAATACAATCCAGAAGCGCCGTTTGAGTACAGTTTTGTGGATGAAGCTTATGGTCGGAAGTTCAGTGACGAAGAACGAATCGGCAAACTTGCGGCCTTCTTTGCCTTGTTAGCGATACTAATTTCGTGTTTAGGGTTGTTTGGACTGGCCTCGTTTATTGCCGAGCAACGTATCAAAGAAATCGGCATCCGAAAAGTGTTGGGCGCTAGTGTGGCTGGGCTTTGGCAAATGCTTTCCAAAGATTTTGCTTTACTGGTTTTAATTGCTTGCTTTATCGCAGCTCCGATTTCCTACTATTTGCTCAACGATTGGCTCCAACATTATGAGTACCGTACCGAATTATCTTGGTGGATATTTGCGGCGGCAGGCTTAGGAGCCATCGCAATCGCCTTGCTGACGGTGAGTTATCAAGCCATTAAAGCTGCTTTGATGAATCCAGTAAAATCATTGAAGACGGAGTAA
- a CDS encoding ABC transporter permease, whose product MLQNHVKIALRNLWKNRLFTGINLLGMSIGMACVVVLVLFAQKSLTFDAFHEKSDRLFYVQTESGGKTHTNTVYPILGQLLKDYPEIETGTHVQSWYWPWMHHATKDVQPRSLFVDSTFFDVFSFPLKYGNPATALRDRNSLVIGEKTALHLFGEGNPVGKTITLDDTLPMKVSGVLAELPANSSQQFEALLPIAILEQQPSFKESADWYNTFANVFVVLKKGANKAALEAKLPTLVKTHFSPDSQKQTLHLSAFTHYIHDQNPTFKNLIYGAVGIAVFLLLIISINLINLNMAAALPRVKEVAVRQVVGASRGIVLRQFWTESGLVMLLSLVLASGFAVYYLIPSFNELRKQNMQLHISWTQDYPTVLTIVGITMLVTFIAGTYPARYLMSLNTTEAVKGKLSADPRQGRLRQNSLIVLQFVLAVVLIVGTIGLRQQVSFMKSADLGFDRKNVLVFQTDLAYKNETTAVSEGRVILDQLRQNPNVVSFTTSEVVPMRYWQNFNSYYPEGNDAKKIMLRHVSGGEKYFETLKIPMIEGRGFRDNSADSANNAVVINEAAMKAFGWQTAVGKRIRQNNNDAVYTVIGVTKDFHYQSLKDEVEPLLHWYGGKQQLSSYLTVRLTDEAKGKELVSQLEARFKKIPARRGLDHFYLDEEVNKVYESISNILQMTGFVTLIAILTACAGIFGLISLVAKQRTKEIGIRKTLGASVANITALLSADFMKLVTISLFIALPISYWLGKKLLQSFAYRVEVQWWYLGLASFFALAIALISVVFQAIRAALANPVKSLRSE is encoded by the coding sequence ATGTTACAGAATCACGTCAAAATCGCGCTGCGGAATCTTTGGAAAAACCGCCTTTTTACGGGTATTAACTTACTCGGAATGTCTATCGGCATGGCTTGCGTGGTGGTGCTGGTGTTGTTTGCTCAAAAAAGCCTCACTTTCGATGCCTTTCACGAGAAATCAGACCGCCTTTTTTATGTTCAAACGGAATCGGGAGGTAAAACGCATACCAATACCGTCTATCCTATTTTGGGGCAATTGCTAAAAGATTACCCCGAAATCGAAACAGGCACCCACGTTCAGTCATGGTATTGGCCGTGGATGCACCACGCAACCAAAGATGTACAACCACGTTCGCTGTTTGTTGATTCTACCTTTTTTGACGTTTTTAGTTTTCCACTCAAATACGGAAATCCTGCTACCGCCCTACGCGACAGAAACTCGTTGGTGATTGGTGAAAAAACGGCTTTGCACCTTTTTGGCGAGGGTAATCCTGTTGGAAAAACCATCACGCTCGACGATACACTCCCCATGAAAGTGTCGGGTGTATTGGCCGAACTTCCCGCCAATTCGTCGCAGCAATTTGAAGCGTTGCTACCGATAGCGATTTTGGAACAGCAACCTTCGTTTAAGGAAAGCGCCGATTGGTACAATACATTTGCTAATGTGTTTGTGGTACTCAAAAAAGGGGCAAATAAAGCGGCGTTAGAAGCCAAGTTGCCGACCTTGGTGAAAACCCATTTTTCGCCCGATTCCCAAAAGCAAACGTTACATTTAAGCGCATTTACCCACTACATTCACGACCAAAATCCAACGTTTAAAAACTTGATTTACGGCGCGGTGGGCATTGCCGTTTTTCTGTTGCTTATTATCAGTATCAACCTCATTAACCTTAATATGGCAGCGGCCTTGCCTCGGGTCAAAGAAGTGGCTGTGCGACAAGTGGTAGGGGCGAGTAGGGGCATTGTGTTGCGGCAGTTTTGGACAGAATCTGGCCTTGTGATGTTGCTTTCACTGGTGTTGGCGAGTGGATTTGCGGTCTATTATTTGATTCCGTCGTTCAATGAGCTGCGTAAACAAAACATGCAATTACATATTTCTTGGACGCAAGACTATCCAACGGTTTTGACCATTGTAGGCATTACCATGTTGGTGACGTTTATTGCGGGCACTTATCCTGCGCGTTATTTGATGAGCCTCAATACCACCGAAGCCGTCAAAGGAAAGCTATCGGCTGACCCGCGCCAGGGTCGTTTGCGCCAAAACAGCCTCATTGTGCTTCAGTTTGTGTTGGCGGTGGTGCTTATTGTTGGAACGATTGGGCTTCGTCAGCAGGTGAGTTTTATGAAAAGTGCCGACCTTGGTTTTGACCGAAAAAATGTATTGGTATTTCAAACCGATTTGGCCTATAAAAACGAAACCACGGCAGTCTCAGAAGGACGCGTGATTTTGGACCAATTGCGCCAAAACCCTAATGTAGTCTCGTTTACGACCTCGGAAGTAGTACCGATGCGGTATTGGCAAAACTTCAACAGCTATTATCCCGAAGGAAACGACGCCAAGAAAATTATGCTTCGGCACGTAAGTGGGGGAGAAAAGTATTTTGAAACCCTCAAAATCCCGATGATTGAAGGGCGCGGTTTTCGTGACAACTCGGCCGACTCGGCCAATAACGCGGTGGTTATCAACGAAGCCGCCATGAAGGCGTTTGGGTGGCAGACGGCCGTGGGAAAACGCATTCGTCAAAACAACAACGATGCGGTTTATACGGTGATTGGGGTAACGAAAGATTTTCACTACCAAAGCCTGAAAGATGAAGTAGAGCCGTTGTTGCATTGGTACGGTGGAAAACAGCAGCTGTCGAGCTACCTGACGGTGCGCCTGACCGACGAAGCCAAAGGAAAAGAACTCGTGAGCCAACTTGAAGCGCGTTTTAAAAAGATTCCTGCCCGACGCGGCTTAGACCATTTTTACCTCGATGAAGAAGTAAATAAAGTCTATGAATCAATTAGCAACATTTTACAAATGACGGGTTTTGTTACCCTGATTGCCATTTTGACGGCCTGTGCGGGGATTTTTGGGTTGATTTCGTTGGTGGCCAAACAACGTACCAAAGAAATCGGTATCCGCAAAACCCTAGGAGCGAGTGTTGCTAACATCACAGCCCTGCTTTCGGCCGATTTTATGAAATTGGTCACTATTTCCCTTTTTATTGCGCTCCCAATCTCGTACTGGTTGGGGAAAAAACTGCTGCAATCGTTTGCTTACCGAGTGGAGGTGCAGTGGTGGTATCTGGGGCTGGCTTCGTTTTTTGCCTTGGCCATTGCCCTTATATCGGTTGTTTTTCAAGCCATTCGGGCAGCTTTGGCCAATCCCGTGAAGAGCTTGAGGTCAGAGTAG
- a CDS encoding ABC transporter permease has protein sequence MKTNELHPPQWANRVLKWFHPEDTLEEVEGDLDELYAYWYERAGKRQATWRYLLNVASVLPPFVRRRERKQAYNNPFLIQPSMLRNYFTIAFRTLAHNKVYSSINVIGLSIGLAAAMLIMLYTKDEVSFDRFHANNPHIYRITSKQFTPAGVFQSYNTHTGYLQGPKFAAGVPEIKMSVRYQSNRSDIKVGTEVKSFESFYADSSFFALFSFPLVSGNPTTALREPKSVVLSEEMAEKQFGTANALGKILLVRNSQGDSKEFEPYTVTGIAKKCPQNSSIKFDFLFPYVVSKEEMANESNWFSFFQNTFVVLEPNANLKKVEATMNRVFQKDSKQALEEEIKRFGPQSKTEYMLQAFTDMHLNKDMPAQNGLVDASNPMFSYILSGIALFILLIACINFVNLTVARSLKRAKEIGVRKVVGGGRGQLMMQFLGESFILCFLAFGFALLLVQMVLPTFNELSNKALAFSYLFDAKLVAGYIGLFLATGLLAGFYPALVLSNYNPVQTLYSRFNLSGKNYLQKGLVVLQFALASFLIIATLTIYSQFNYLTNKDLGYNDKGIVMVNKSGLSRNEAKVFKDELLKNQNIRDVAPKNGGNWYTIAKVNGQTEINFAYETVDATYFPLLQIPIIKGRNFSAEFNSDSTSSVLVNETFVKKAGWTNPLGQVVDFWYNEGEKYKVIGVVKDFHFESLNAKISPQMFTMKPGNQYGKVFVKIKEGSETASLNHLAKTYKKLFPTNPYEYKFMDEENEKRYEAEAKWKQIMLFGAILTIFISCIGLFGLATLSAERRTKEIGIRKVLGASVASITTLLSADFLKLVSLSFVFAFPVAYYAIKQWLENYPYRIDISVWTFVIAAALSILIAFFTVSFQSIKAALGNPVKSLKAE, from the coding sequence ATGAAAACCAATGAACTTCATCCGCCTCAGTGGGCCAACCGTGTCTTGAAGTGGTTTCATCCAGAAGATACCCTCGAAGAAGTAGAAGGTGATTTGGATGAATTATACGCCTACTGGTACGAGCGGGCAGGAAAACGCCAAGCCACGTGGCGTTATTTGCTCAATGTAGCATCGGTATTGCCTCCTTTTGTCCGTCGTCGCGAAAGAAAACAAGCTTACAATAACCCTTTTTTAATTCAGCCATCTATGTTACGCAATTACTTCACCATCGCTTTTCGAACCTTGGCGCACAACAAGGTGTATTCGTCTATCAACGTCATTGGTTTGAGTATTGGCTTGGCGGCAGCCATGCTGATCATGCTTTATACCAAAGACGAGGTGAGTTTTGATCGGTTTCATGCCAACAATCCCCACATCTATCGCATTACAAGCAAACAGTTTACACCTGCGGGAGTTTTTCAGTCTTACAACACTCATACGGGGTACTTGCAAGGGCCTAAATTTGCGGCGGGTGTTCCCGAAATCAAAATGTCGGTGCGTTACCAAAGCAACCGAAGTGACATCAAAGTGGGAACAGAAGTCAAAAGTTTTGAATCGTTTTATGCCGATAGCAGTTTCTTTGCGCTGTTTTCGTTCCCACTTGTCAGCGGAAATCCTACTACGGCGTTAAGAGAACCAAAATCAGTAGTGCTTTCGGAAGAAATGGCCGAAAAACAGTTTGGAACCGCCAACGCTTTAGGAAAAATTCTTTTGGTGCGAAATTCGCAAGGAGATTCAAAGGAATTTGAACCCTATACCGTGACGGGAATTGCCAAAAAATGCCCTCAGAATTCTTCGATTAAGTTTGACTTTCTTTTTCCCTATGTGGTAAGCAAAGAAGAAATGGCCAATGAAAGTAACTGGTTCAGCTTTTTCCAAAATACGTTTGTAGTGCTTGAGCCTAATGCCAACCTCAAAAAAGTAGAGGCCACTATGAACCGCGTTTTTCAAAAAGATTCCAAACAAGCGTTGGAAGAAGAAATCAAGCGATTTGGGCCGCAGAGCAAAACGGAATACATGCTGCAAGCCTTTACTGATATGCACCTCAATAAAGATATGCCTGCCCAAAATGGCTTGGTGGATGCGAGCAACCCAATGTTTTCATATATTCTTTCGGGTATTGCGCTGTTTATTTTACTCATTGCGTGCATCAACTTCGTGAACCTGACGGTGGCGCGCTCGCTCAAACGGGCCAAAGAAATTGGGGTACGCAAGGTCGTTGGTGGTGGCCGTGGGCAGTTGATGATGCAATTTTTGGGTGAATCGTTTATTCTGTGCTTTTTGGCCTTTGGATTTGCGCTATTATTGGTACAAATGGTGCTGCCTACCTTCAATGAGCTTTCTAACAAGGCATTGGCATTTTCATATTTGTTTGATGCTAAATTAGTGGCGGGTTATATCGGTTTGTTTTTGGCCACAGGTCTTTTGGCGGGCTTTTATCCTGCGTTGGTTTTATCCAATTATAATCCTGTTCAAACGCTTTACAGCCGCTTCAATCTTTCGGGCAAAAACTATCTTCAAAAAGGCTTGGTGGTGTTGCAGTTTGCGTTGGCTTCGTTTTTAATCATTGCGACGCTTACTATTTATTCTCAATTCAACTATTTGACCAACAAAGACTTAGGCTACAACGACAAAGGCATTGTGATGGTGAACAAGTCGGGTTTGAGTCGGAATGAAGCGAAGGTCTTTAAAGATGAATTACTGAAAAACCAAAATATACGGGACGTAGCCCCAAAAAACGGCGGAAACTGGTACACGATTGCCAAAGTAAACGGCCAAACCGAAATAAATTTTGCCTACGAAACCGTAGATGCTACCTACTTTCCGCTGTTACAAATCCCGATTATCAAAGGGCGTAATTTTTCGGCGGAGTTTAATTCTGATTCTACTTCGTCGGTATTGGTCAATGAGACTTTTGTGAAAAAAGCAGGTTGGACAAACCCGTTGGGGCAAGTGGTGGATTTTTGGTATAACGAAGGCGAAAAATACAAGGTGATTGGCGTGGTGAAAGATTTTCATTTTGAGTCACTTAACGCCAAAATAAGCCCACAGATGTTTACGATGAAGCCAGGAAATCAGTACGGAAAAGTGTTCGTTAAAATCAAGGAAGGAAGCGAAACGGCGAGCCTAAACCATCTTGCCAAAACGTACAAAAAACTCTTCCCAACAAATCCGTACGAGTATAAGTTTATGGACGAAGAAAACGAAAAACGCTACGAAGCCGAAGCTAAATGGAAGCAAATCATGCTCTTTGGCGCGATTCTGACGATTTTTATTTCGTGCATTGGCCTTTTCGGTTTAGCTACCCTCTCGGCCGAGCGACGCACCAAAGAAATCGGTATCCGTAAAGTATTGGGGGCGTCGGTAGCAAGCATCACGACGCTACTTTCGGCTGATTTTCTAAAACTGGTCAGTTTATCGTTTGTTTTTGCCTTTCCGGTGGCTTATTATGCCATCAAACAGTGGCTCGAAAATTATCCATACCGCATCGACATCAGCGTTTGGACGTTTGTGATTGCGGCGGCATTGTCGATTCTAATCGCCTTTTTCACCGTCAGTTTTCAATCCATCAAAGCGGCCTTGGGCAATCCTGTAAAATCGCTGAAAGCAGAGTAG